One Nitrospina watsonii DNA segment encodes these proteins:
- a CDS encoding aspartyl protease family protein, whose product MIKIAACLLMASLAALSLDSTPASAKIYKWKDDTGKLHFTDSLSKIPLKYRQQQDVKTLRDQPESTDPVKLNYPEAGPDPKKHVIPLTSIGNGNYIAEVLINGSIPGKLMVDTGASGVTLSEELGRKIYRDLGVLPTLQVQTGGGTVDSPLLLLRSLKVGTAKVNDVEANVNPHLGAGFDGLLGMSFLGDFQVRVDSSDDLLILDPLGKKGEPTWGGKTGTWWSRKYEAYISKMLGYRMMAERNKNDFRAADNFKKLSDFYEDLYESLNRRAERASVPDDYRLDPKNVRVQLP is encoded by the coding sequence TTGATTAAAATTGCAGCGTGCCTGCTGATGGCAAGCCTTGCCGCGCTGAGTCTTGACTCGACGCCGGCCTCCGCCAAAATTTACAAGTGGAAGGATGACACCGGAAAACTGCACTTCACCGACAGCCTCTCTAAAATCCCTCTCAAGTACCGGCAGCAGCAAGACGTTAAAACCCTGCGCGATCAGCCGGAATCCACCGATCCGGTCAAGCTCAATTATCCCGAAGCCGGCCCCGATCCGAAGAAGCACGTCATTCCACTGACCTCCATCGGCAACGGCAATTACATTGCGGAGGTGCTGATCAACGGCAGCATTCCCGGCAAGCTTATGGTGGATACGGGGGCGTCGGGCGTCACGCTTTCGGAAGAACTCGGGCGCAAGATCTACCGCGATCTCGGGGTGTTGCCCACGCTGCAGGTGCAGACCGGGGGCGGTACGGTGGATTCGCCGCTGTTGTTGCTGCGTTCGCTGAAAGTGGGAACGGCGAAGGTGAACGACGTGGAGGCCAACGTCAATCCGCATCTGGGTGCGGGATTCGATGGGTTGCTGGGTATGAGTTTTCTCGGCGATTTTCAGGTGCGGGTGGACAGTTCCGACGACTTGTTGATTCTGGATCCTCTCGGCAAAAAGGGAGAGCCGACCTGGGGTGGAAAAACCGGGACCTGGTGGAGCCGTAAATACGAAGCCTATATCAGCAAAATGCTGGGATACCGCATGATGGCGGAGCGCAACAAGAATGATTTTCGCGCCGCGGACAATTTTAAAAAGCTCTCTGATTTTTATGAAGATCTTTATGAGTCGCTGAACCGGCGCGCCGAGCGCGCGAGTGTGCCCGATGATTATCGCCTCGATCCCAAAAACGTGCGCGTGCAGCTCCCCTGA
- a CDS encoding DNA translocase FtsK, which produces MNGSQANEPKSKIKSEDTPVTARLHPLRDVFGVMLIGFTIFALYSLLTYSPKDPSLHSRVMQSVEVQNNGGLVGAYLSDLLVQTFGTGAFVFPLITFIISWGLIRGKQFDRWPSMLGFGLVFWVVLCGLLTMSFDPDPYFGHVTVSGGLAGGYVSSYLVLWLNAWGARLVLTTLLFIAVMGMVGVPMDTLVRGSGSLFRFGLRLLGKGLSRLMALGWALVGLIQEAAKGLWRLARLVRKTMQDNRPKLSEPVIVSNEAFVPTELMAPVSKQPEPQAGRSRKKKEDDPEEKPQQFATQEDFPFVSEGGDYRIPPVDLLEDPVRIKNVDKLREEIMLNSTILERKLADFGIAGKVVQVLPGPVITLYEYEPAPGIKVSRILSLTDDLALAMRAPSVRILAPVPGKSVVGIELPNPKRDTVAIKEIIQSDIFQNTPSKLTLAVGKDNIGVPMVQDLAQVPHLLIAGSTGSGKSVGINSMIISLLLNATPDEVKLIMIDPKMLELSMYDGIPHLIAPVVTNPKKAAAALHWAVAEMERRYKMMAEKSVRNITGYNDLVEKLDRQRQEEERKNKKTKKKAPPVDEETLEDEAFLDTEEEGETEPAVLKKLPYVVIIIDELADLMMVSSKGVEDSLTRLAQMARAAGIHLIVATQRPSVDVLTGIIKANFPARLSFQVTSRVDSRTILDSVGAEKLLGKGDMLFLPPGTSRLKRIHGCMVSDEEINRILKFIKDQPKEAEYRADVFEEVVEAEKQRVEEEEDFDELYDDAVAIVAKEKQASISMIQRRLRVGYNRAARMIEIMEREGVVGPSDGIKPREVYVKPIPFD; this is translated from the coding sequence ATGAACGGATCGCAAGCCAACGAACCCAAATCAAAAATAAAGTCCGAAGACACGCCGGTCACCGCGCGTCTGCATCCGTTGCGCGACGTGTTCGGGGTGATGCTGATCGGCTTCACCATTTTCGCCCTGTATTCCCTGCTGACGTACTCGCCGAAGGACCCGTCCTTGCACAGCCGGGTCATGCAGTCGGTGGAAGTGCAGAACAACGGTGGACTCGTTGGCGCGTATTTGTCCGACCTTCTGGTGCAGACGTTCGGCACCGGGGCGTTCGTGTTTCCGTTGATCACGTTTATCATCAGTTGGGGACTCATCCGCGGCAAGCAGTTCGACCGCTGGCCGTCGATGCTCGGGTTCGGCCTCGTGTTCTGGGTGGTGTTGTGCGGCCTGTTGACCATGAGCTTCGACCCCGACCCCTACTTCGGTCACGTCACCGTTTCCGGCGGACTGGCGGGGGGCTACGTTTCCTCGTACCTGGTGTTGTGGCTGAACGCGTGGGGCGCTCGTCTGGTGTTGACGACGCTGCTGTTCATTGCCGTCATGGGCATGGTGGGCGTGCCGATGGACACGCTGGTGCGCGGCTCCGGTAGCCTGTTTCGTTTCGGCCTGCGCCTGCTGGGCAAGGGATTGAGCCGGTTGATGGCGTTGGGCTGGGCACTGGTTGGGCTCATACAGGAAGCGGCGAAAGGATTGTGGCGGCTGGCCAGGCTGGTCCGTAAAACGATGCAGGACAATCGTCCGAAGTTGAGCGAGCCGGTCATCGTTTCCAACGAGGCCTTTGTGCCGACCGAACTCATGGCTCCCGTTTCCAAGCAGCCGGAACCGCAGGCAGGTCGTTCCCGAAAAAAGAAAGAAGACGATCCGGAAGAAAAACCGCAGCAGTTTGCGACCCAGGAAGATTTTCCGTTTGTCAGTGAAGGCGGAGACTACCGGATCCCGCCCGTCGATTTGCTGGAAGATCCGGTGCGCATCAAAAACGTGGACAAGCTGCGCGAAGAGATCATGCTCAACTCCACCATTCTCGAACGCAAGCTGGCGGATTTCGGCATTGCGGGCAAGGTGGTGCAGGTGTTGCCAGGCCCGGTGATCACGTTGTACGAATACGAGCCCGCGCCGGGCATCAAGGTGAGCCGCATCCTGTCGCTGACCGACGATCTGGCATTGGCCATGCGCGCGCCCAGCGTGCGCATCCTGGCTCCGGTGCCGGGCAAATCGGTGGTCGGCATCGAGTTGCCCAATCCGAAGCGCGACACCGTCGCCATCAAGGAAATCATTCAATCGGACATTTTTCAGAATACGCCGTCCAAACTGACGCTGGCGGTGGGCAAGGACAACATCGGCGTGCCCATGGTGCAGGACCTGGCACAGGTGCCGCACCTGCTCATTGCCGGATCGACCGGTTCCGGAAAATCCGTCGGCATCAATTCCATGATCATCAGCCTGCTGCTCAACGCCACACCGGATGAAGTGAAGCTGATCATGATCGATCCGAAGATGCTGGAGCTTTCGATGTACGACGGCATCCCGCACCTCATCGCGCCCGTGGTCACCAATCCGAAAAAGGCGGCGGCGGCGCTGCACTGGGCGGTGGCGGAGATGGAACGGCGCTACAAGATGATGGCGGAAAAATCGGTGCGCAACATCACCGGTTACAACGACCTCGTCGAGAAACTGGATCGCCAGCGGCAGGAAGAAGAAAGAAAAAACAAAAAAACGAAAAAGAAAGCGCCTCCGGTTGACGAGGAAACTCTGGAAGACGAGGCGTTTTTGGATACGGAAGAAGAAGGGGAAACCGAGCCGGCGGTTCTCAAAAAACTGCCTTACGTGGTCATCATCATCGACGAACTGGCGGACCTGATGATGGTGTCGTCCAAGGGCGTCGAAGATTCGCTGACGCGCCTGGCGCAGATGGCGCGGGCGGCAGGCATTCACCTGATCGTTGCCACGCAGCGCCCCTCGGTGGACGTGTTGACCGGCATCATCAAGGCCAACTTTCCGGCGCGGCTTTCGTTTCAGGTCACCTCGCGTGTGGACTCGCGCACGATTCTCGACAGCGTCGGCGCGGAAAAACTGCTCGGCAAGGGCGACATGTTGTTCCTGCCGCCGGGCACCTCGCGTCTGAAACGCATTCACGGTTGCATGGTCAGCGACGAGGAGATCAACCGCATTCTGAAATTCATCAAGGATCAACCGAAGGAAGCGGAATACCGCGCGGATGTGTTTGAAGAAGTGGTGGAGGCGGAAAAACAGCGCGTCGAAGAGGAGGAGGACTTCGATGAGTTGTACGACGATGCCGTGGCCATTGTGGCCAAGGAAAAGCAGGCTTCGATTTCCATGATCCAGCGCCGCCTCAGGGTGGGCTACAACCGGGCCGCACGCATGATCGAGATCATGGAGCGCGAAGGCGTGGTGGGCCCGTCCGACGGCATCAAACCCCGGGAAGTGTATGTCAAACCGATTCCCTTTGATTAA
- the nadB gene encoding L-aspartate oxidase, whose amino-acid sequence MKIARDFIVVGSGLAGLTFALKISEYGSVALITKNALDESATKYAQGGIASVMAADDSIDLHVADTLEAGRGLCRKDVVRCIVQEGPALVRELATLGARFTRTPEDAYHLTREGGHSKHRILHADDMTGWEIERTLIEAVHSRPNIEVFTYHMAVDLITRANLDASIAPGSPEDEALGLYALNEHTGDVTTFLGKGVLLATGGAGKVYLYTSNPDTATGDGVAVAYRAGARIANMEFFQFHPTCLFHPQAKSFLISEAVRGEGGILRLKNGETFMEKYHPLGCLAPRDVVARAIDYEMKKSGDDCVYLDVTHLEGYRTRERFPNIYKTCMDFGFDMTREPLPVVPAAHYMCGGVMADLNGQTNIRRLFVSGEVGYSGLHGANRLASNSLLEGLVLSHRAVFKARELLPVSRDLEALQERIPEWDPGDAVESDESVVVSHNWDEIRRLMWNYVGIVRTDKRLHRAHRRISMLLEEIQEYYWSFNITQDTLELRNIAITARLIIEGALMRKESRGLHYNLDYPEPDESQTPVETLLQDAAQRLLSQPRTRNRATRP is encoded by the coding sequence ATGAAAATTGCGCGTGATTTCATCGTGGTGGGCAGTGGCCTGGCCGGGCTCACATTCGCCCTCAAAATTTCCGAATACGGCTCCGTGGCGTTGATCACCAAAAACGCCCTGGATGAGTCGGCGACCAAGTACGCCCAGGGCGGTATTGCGTCGGTGATGGCGGCGGACGATTCCATCGACCTGCACGTCGCCGACACGTTGGAAGCAGGACGCGGCCTGTGCAGAAAAGACGTGGTGCGTTGCATCGTGCAGGAAGGTCCGGCGCTGGTGCGCGAACTGGCGACCCTGGGCGCGCGCTTCACCCGCACGCCGGAAGACGCGTATCACCTCACGCGCGAAGGCGGTCATTCCAAACACCGTATTCTGCACGCCGACGACATGACCGGTTGGGAGATCGAGCGCACCCTGATCGAAGCCGTGCACAGCCGGCCCAATATCGAAGTGTTCACCTACCACATGGCGGTGGATCTCATCACCCGCGCCAATCTCGACGCATCCATCGCACCCGGCAGTCCTGAGGATGAGGCGCTGGGCCTGTACGCATTGAACGAACACACGGGCGACGTGACGACGTTTCTCGGCAAGGGCGTGTTGCTGGCCACCGGCGGTGCGGGCAAGGTGTACCTGTACACCTCCAATCCGGATACCGCCACCGGCGACGGCGTGGCCGTGGCCTACCGCGCCGGAGCCCGGATCGCCAACATGGAGTTTTTTCAGTTTCACCCGACGTGCCTGTTTCACCCGCAGGCGAAATCGTTTCTGATCTCCGAGGCGGTGCGCGGCGAAGGCGGCATTCTGCGTCTCAAGAACGGTGAGACCTTCATGGAAAAGTACCACCCGCTGGGATGCCTTGCGCCGCGCGACGTGGTGGCCCGCGCCATCGACTACGAAATGAAAAAGAGCGGCGACGACTGCGTGTACCTCGACGTGACGCACCTCGAGGGTTACCGCACCCGCGAACGGTTCCCGAACATTTACAAGACCTGCATGGATTTCGGGTTCGACATGACGCGCGAGCCCCTGCCGGTGGTGCCGGCGGCGCATTACATGTGCGGCGGTGTGATGGCCGATCTCAACGGCCAGACCAACATCCGCCGCCTGTTCGTTTCCGGAGAAGTGGGCTATTCCGGCCTGCATGGGGCCAACCGGCTGGCGAGCAATTCGCTGCTGGAAGGGCTGGTGCTGTCGCATCGCGCCGTTTTCAAAGCGCGGGAGCTGCTGCCGGTATCGCGCGACCTGGAAGCGTTGCAGGAACGGATACCGGAATGGGATCCTGGCGACGCGGTCGAGAGTGACGAGTCGGTCGTGGTGTCGCACAACTGGGATGAAATCCGCCGCCTCATGTGGAACTACGTCGGCATCGTGCGCACGGACAAACGGTTGCACCGGGCGCACCGGCGCATCTCCATGCTGCTGGAAGAAATTCAGGAATACTACTGGAGTTTCAATATCACCCAGGACACGCTGGAGCTCCGCAACATCGCCATCACCGCGCGGTTGATCATCGAGGGTGCGTTGATGCGCAAGGAAAGCCGGGGCTTGCATTACAACCTGGATTATCCCGAACCCGACGAATCGCAGACGCCTGTGGAAACGTTGTTGCAGGACGCGGCCCAGCGGCTGTTGAGTCAACCCCGAACCCGGAATCGAGCCACACGACCATGA
- a CDS encoding YfhO family protein: protein MNRSIQQHALPLTLLTLVLGWYFLPVLFLDHTLFFRDVMKFGLPGKWFQLQMYAEGALPYWNPAIFSGVPFLSLLHPNAAYPLNALLFVGDFPYGYNLFVVVHHGVLVFSVYALMRFWGLSATAATASALVAALGGYFLSLVSLGNQLVSTVWTPLLLLCVQKYFMRPHAGGPHAGGPHCGWLAAAVALVVLQVLGGSPESCVMSMLLVYFASVFLTPGRATQWKRPTRVLAGVSLTAIALSAFQLLPTYRVIQRSIRNWDLGTEFNTKWSLQPEALRHLFATRNFDTFMTTTVVEEVVYLPSLYMGLVPALALFAAAILIRNRAAIFWTGVFAVGVFFALGGNNPVYTFLLSFNPLLQKFRYPEKFFFFSAFAMTFLTGHFVEYLFQSRSRHFLSPFLLLSFLFGALLAGFAVYANGERLGLAASVFAAVLGLAVLAFTGKIRPEWAKTMLVLVVFIDLWMAHSKLVPFIDSRLITQPPEVTRLLPSSPGPYRVFTGGLDREHFRPKSLFPKAPNFLLSHILEKEIANPNLGTVFGLEYADGLMAIELENAWLWTQLFNKSPLDRKKRMLARSNVRYWITGEDTPRHRGNSKGLESGPIREFEDALPRAFLVPSMQQGPKIKLLNTYFAEDFDPRRAVLLDTPVAFQPSERFDGTVQSIEYSPNHVTVRTRQEGNGFLVLLDSYFPGWSVQVDGKPATLLRANHFFRAVSLKSGKHLLHFKYVPEGLVWGQAVSFLAIVLGLTLVLVTAFRRLPVHRWDALKRG, encoded by the coding sequence ATGAATCGAAGCATTCAACAACACGCCTTGCCACTGACCTTGTTGACGCTCGTTCTCGGTTGGTACTTTTTACCGGTGCTGTTTCTCGACCACACGTTGTTCTTTCGCGACGTGATGAAGTTTGGCCTCCCCGGAAAATGGTTTCAGTTGCAGATGTATGCCGAGGGAGCCTTGCCGTACTGGAACCCGGCGATCTTCAGCGGCGTGCCATTTCTATCCCTGCTGCATCCCAACGCCGCCTATCCGCTGAACGCACTGCTGTTCGTGGGTGATTTTCCCTACGGCTACAACCTGTTCGTGGTTGTGCATCATGGCGTGCTGGTGTTTTCCGTGTATGCGTTGATGCGTTTTTGGGGATTGTCCGCCACCGCGGCCACGGCTTCGGCGCTGGTGGCGGCGTTGGGAGGCTACTTCCTGTCCCTCGTGTCGCTCGGCAACCAGTTGGTGTCCACCGTATGGACACCGCTTTTGCTGTTGTGCGTGCAGAAATATTTTATGCGGCCGCACGCGGGTGGGCCGCACGCCGGTGGGCCGCATTGCGGCTGGCTGGCGGCGGCGGTGGCGCTGGTCGTGTTGCAGGTTCTGGGGGGCAGTCCCGAAAGCTGCGTGATGTCCATGCTGCTCGTGTATTTTGCGTCGGTGTTCCTGACCCCGGGCCGCGCCACGCAGTGGAAACGTCCGACCCGTGTCCTGGCTGGGGTGTCGCTCACGGCCATCGCCTTGAGCGCGTTTCAACTGTTGCCCACGTATCGCGTCATTCAGCGTTCCATCCGCAACTGGGACCTGGGCACGGAGTTCAACACGAAATGGTCGCTGCAACCGGAAGCGTTGCGGCATCTGTTCGCGACCCGTAACTTCGACACCTTCATGACGACCACGGTGGTGGAAGAAGTGGTTTACCTGCCCTCGTTGTACATGGGGCTGGTGCCGGCGTTGGCCCTGTTTGCGGCGGCGATCCTGATCCGGAACCGGGCCGCAATTTTTTGGACGGGTGTGTTCGCTGTGGGTGTGTTCTTCGCTCTGGGCGGCAACAATCCGGTGTACACCTTCCTGCTGTCGTTCAATCCGCTGTTGCAGAAGTTTCGCTATCCGGAAAAGTTTTTTTTCTTCTCCGCGTTTGCGATGACATTTTTGACCGGGCACTTCGTGGAGTACCTGTTCCAGTCGCGATCCCGTCATTTTCTGTCACCGTTCCTTCTCCTCTCGTTTTTATTCGGCGCCTTGCTGGCAGGCTTTGCCGTGTACGCGAATGGAGAACGCCTCGGGCTTGCGGCATCGGTGTTCGCAGCCGTGCTGGGGCTCGCCGTTCTCGCGTTCACCGGAAAGATAAGACCGGAATGGGCGAAGACGATGCTGGTGCTTGTGGTGTTCATCGACCTGTGGATGGCACATTCCAAGCTGGTGCCGTTCATCGACTCCAGGCTGATCACGCAACCCCCGGAGGTGACCCGGTTGCTGCCGTCTTCACCGGGACCCTATCGCGTGTTCACCGGGGGGCTCGACCGCGAACACTTCCGGCCGAAATCCCTGTTTCCTAAAGCGCCCAATTTTTTACTGAGTCACATCCTGGAAAAAGAAATCGCCAACCCCAACCTCGGCACCGTGTTCGGCCTCGAGTACGCCGATGGATTGATGGCCATCGAACTGGAGAATGCGTGGCTGTGGACCCAGTTGTTCAACAAATCGCCGCTCGACAGGAAGAAGCGCATGCTCGCGCGCAGCAACGTGCGCTACTGGATCACCGGTGAAGATACGCCCCGGCATCGTGGCAATTCCAAGGGATTGGAATCCGGTCCCATCCGCGAATTCGAGGACGCGTTGCCGCGTGCGTTCCTGGTGCCGTCCATGCAGCAGGGTCCTAAAATCAAACTGCTGAACACCTACTTTGCCGAGGACTTCGATCCCCGCAGGGCAGTGTTGCTGGACACGCCGGTGGCGTTTCAGCCTTCGGAGCGGTTCGACGGCACCGTGCAATCGATCGAGTATTCTCCAAACCATGTGACGGTACGCACCCGGCAGGAGGGCAACGGCTTCCTGGTGCTGCTCGATTCCTATTTCCCCGGATGGAGTGTGCAGGTGGACGGCAAGCCGGCGACGTTGTTGCGCGCCAATCATTTTTTCCGGGCGGTGTCGTTGAAGTCGGGCAAGCATCTGCTTCACTTCAAGTACGTCCCGGAGGGGTTGGTGTGGGGGCAGGCGGTGTCGTTCCTGGCGATTGTGCTGGGCCTGACCCTGGTGTTGGTGACGGCGTTCCGCAGGCTGCCGGTTCATCGCTGGGACGCTTTGAAGAGGGGCTGA
- a CDS encoding tetratricopeptide repeat protein, with amino-acid sequence MSSTPSDASNAVARRAPFTVVALSFMVYIHSLRNGFVNYDDLDERILKNPFLNTPWDWSFIPQAFTQATAGYYDPIYVLSYVIDYQVWGMNPAGFHFGNLVLHTLNALLVFYLTARMTRRTDLAWVTALLFAVHPIHVESVAWATSRKDTLSLFFALASLRVYWQGVGRETRRYAWHAAAALVLLLLGMMTKPTVGVVPGLILFAELLLGPRPFAWRRIVTFQVVAWTLLLVFVAATFAMTVGLAVKGTIQFTPTQHVILFFELYAYYIKLALWPLNLSALYVIEIRDRFEPWILAMLIPGLSLLVGWMFVELKRSVADAERARRHGPVLWGAVVFFAGLLPFTNIMPRTIYLADRYLYLASIGFCLILASLLLRIRRPRLRLAGIIIMIALYGVLTIERVPVWRDSVTLWSDVVRKTDMDPDRKHLLMARAYGFEGRWEEALREYERMDLAARRDPQLWMTVANAYFTVGQRERAREIFERLMTACPQYLVPVMQGIALDIEQNRLDEARQRAQRFNNRFTVAERQWLQDVFRLQAVGRTEQVWQVFQRLSESIEQRTAPIKAELIRQCSDRL; translated from the coding sequence GTGTCATCCACCCCAAGCGATGCCTCCAACGCCGTTGCCCGCCGTGCCCCGTTCACTGTGGTGGCGCTCAGTTTCATGGTGTATATCCACAGTCTGCGGAACGGCTTCGTCAATTACGACGACCTTGATGAACGCATTCTCAAAAACCCGTTTCTGAACACGCCCTGGGACTGGAGCTTCATTCCGCAGGCCTTCACGCAGGCGACGGCGGGCTATTACGATCCCATCTACGTGTTGTCCTACGTCATCGATTACCAGGTGTGGGGCATGAATCCGGCCGGGTTTCATTTCGGCAATCTCGTTTTGCACACGCTCAATGCGCTGCTCGTGTTTTACCTGACAGCGCGGATGACACGGCGCACCGATCTGGCCTGGGTGACGGCGCTCTTGTTCGCAGTGCATCCAATCCATGTCGAGTCGGTGGCCTGGGCCACCAGCCGCAAGGATACCTTGTCTCTCTTCTTTGCGCTGGCCAGCCTGCGGGTGTACTGGCAGGGCGTGGGCCGGGAGACGCGGCGCTATGCCTGGCATGCGGCGGCGGCGCTCGTCCTGCTGCTGTTGGGGATGATGACCAAGCCGACCGTCGGCGTGGTGCCGGGCCTGATCCTGTTTGCGGAACTGCTGCTGGGGCCGCGGCCGTTTGCGTGGCGGCGCATTGTGACCTTCCAGGTGGTGGCGTGGACGCTGTTGCTGGTGTTTGTCGCCGCCACGTTTGCCATGACCGTTGGCCTCGCCGTCAAGGGCACCATTCAGTTCACGCCGACTCAACACGTCATTCTGTTCTTCGAGTTGTACGCGTACTACATCAAACTGGCGCTGTGGCCGCTGAACCTGAGCGCCCTGTACGTGATCGAGATCCGCGACCGCTTCGAGCCCTGGATTCTCGCCATGCTGATTCCGGGACTTTCGTTGCTGGTGGGCTGGATGTTTGTGGAACTCAAACGGAGCGTTGCCGACGCCGAACGCGCCCGGCGTCACGGCCCGGTGTTGTGGGGCGCGGTGGTGTTTTTTGCAGGCCTTTTGCCTTTCACGAACATCATGCCGCGCACCATCTACCTGGCCGACCGTTACCTGTATCTGGCTTCCATCGGATTTTGCCTCATCCTGGCATCGCTGTTGTTGCGCATTCGGCGGCCGCGGTTGCGTCTTGCCGGTATTATAATAATGATTGCGCTGTATGGCGTGTTGACCATCGAACGCGTACCGGTGTGGCGCGACAGCGTGACGTTGTGGTCGGATGTCGTGCGTAAAACCGATATGGACCCGGACCGCAAACACCTGCTGATGGCGCGCGCTTACGGCTTTGAAGGACGGTGGGAAGAAGCCTTGCGGGAATACGAGCGGATGGACCTCGCCGCCCGGCGTGATCCTCAATTGTGGATGACGGTGGCCAATGCGTATTTCACCGTGGGTCAACGCGAGCGCGCCCGGGAAATCTTTGAACGCCTCATGACAGCCTGCCCGCAGTACCTGGTGCCGGTCATGCAGGGAATCGCTCTGGATATCGAGCAGAACCGGTTGGACGAAGCGAGGCAGCGTGCACAGCGGTTCAACAATCGTTTCACCGTCGCCGAGCGGCAATGGCTGCAAGACGTGTTTCGTTTGCAGGCGGTGGGCCGGACGGAGCAGGTGTGGCAGGTGTTTCAGCGGTTGAGCGAGTCTATCGAGCAACGCACCGCTCCCATCAAAGCCGAATTGATCCGGCAATGCAGCGACCGTCTCTAG
- a CDS encoding prepilin-type N-terminal cleavage/methylation domain-containing protein, whose amino-acid sequence MISRNEKGFTLIELLIVIAIIGILAAIAIPQFNQYKARAYNSDSKSNLHNLYLGCKAYWAEQGSSQDCSVNTVTVAEYGYVQSTKVDISGSGNETAFAATAQHLDSTTQYAMDANGNIS is encoded by the coding sequence ATGATTAGTCGAAACGAAAAAGGTTTTACCTTGATCGAGCTGCTGATCGTCATCGCGATCATCGGTATTCTCGCGGCGATCGCCATTCCGCAGTTCAACCAGTACAAAGCGCGTGCCTACAATTCGGACTCCAAGTCCAACCTGCACAACCTGTACCTGGGTTGTAAAGCCTACTGGGCCGAGCAGGGTTCGTCTCAGGATTGTTCCGTCAACACGGTTACCGTTGCCGAGTACGGTTATGTGCAGTCCACCAAAGTCGATATCTCGGGTTCGGGTAACGAGACCGCGTTTGCGGCAACGGCTCAGCATCTGGACAGCACGACTCAGTACGCCATGGATGCGAACGGCAACATCAGCTAA
- the nadD gene encoding nicotinate-nucleotide adenylyltransferase, with the protein MAPSSTTQQVGILGGSFDPVHNGHLGLARQALATFGLDRVVFVPADIPPHKRHQTLTSTHHRLEMLRRAIAGDANLVLSEIEIERGGVSYTLDTVRALQSQWPDAELSLIMGADTFQDIDSWKQFADVLRASHILVASRPGRSLDETVNDVEALMTHLPFSYQPDHTDSTKRVYRCHETGRHIALFPIPPKAVSSTQIRDALQRGEAAKKVLPPEVEGYIIAHRLYQTHPHPMS; encoded by the coding sequence ATGGCCCCTTCTTCCACAACTCAACAGGTTGGCATTCTGGGCGGCAGTTTCGATCCGGTGCACAACGGGCATCTGGGTCTGGCCCGGCAGGCGCTCGCGACCTTCGGACTCGACCGGGTGGTGTTCGTTCCGGCTGACATCCCTCCCCACAAACGTCATCAGACTCTCACCTCAACGCATCACCGCCTCGAAATGCTGCGGCGGGCGATCGCAGGCGACGCGAATCTGGTCCTGTCAGAAATCGAAATCGAACGCGGCGGGGTGTCGTACACGCTCGACACCGTGCGCGCGTTGCAGTCGCAATGGCCGGATGCGGAGCTGTCTTTAATCATGGGCGCCGACACGTTTCAGGACATCGACTCGTGGAAGCAGTTCGCGGACGTGCTGCGGGCGAGCCACATTCTCGTGGCGTCGCGTCCCGGCCGTTCTCTCGATGAAACCGTAAACGACGTCGAGGCGTTGATGACACACCTGCCGTTTTCTTACCAGCCGGACCACACCGACAGCACAAAACGGGTGTACCGCTGCCACGAAACCGGACGCCACATCGCACTGTTTCCGATCCCGCCAAAAGCCGTTTCCTCCACGCAAATCCGGGACGCGTTGCAGCGCGGCGAAGCGGCCAAAAAGGTGTTGCCACCCGAAGTTGAAGGGTATATCATAGCCCATCGTTTATACCAAACACACCCCCATCCAATGTCTTGA
- the rsfS gene encoding ribosome silencing factor: protein MRDSLSKLQQLVVDATTEKKASNIILLDLRNRTDLTDYFLICSGNSKVQVQAIADNIHLKTSGTPYEVTAQEGYQQGNWVILDLGDMIVHIFLQEVRTHFDLERLWGDVPVIAAMSD from the coding sequence ATGAGAGATTCTTTAAGTAAACTCCAGCAGTTGGTGGTCGATGCGACCACCGAAAAAAAAGCTTCCAATATCATTCTTCTGGATTTGAGAAACCGCACGGACCTGACGGACTATTTTCTGATTTGCAGTGGCAATTCGAAAGTCCAGGTGCAGGCCATCGCGGACAACATCCACCTGAAAACCTCAGGCACCCCTTACGAAGTCACAGCACAGGAGGGGTACCAGCAGGGCAATTGGGTGATCCTCGATTTGGGAGACATGATAGTTCACATATTTTTGCAGGAAGTCCGGACCCATTTCGACCTGGAGCGGCTTTGGGGAGATGTCCCCGTTATTGCAGCGATGAGCGACTGA